The Cydia splendana chromosome Z, ilCydSple1.2, whole genome shotgun sequence genome window below encodes:
- the LOC134804061 gene encoding dnaJ homolog subfamily C member 11, whose product MDEEGDSILMEENYYQLLNVSKTASPDEINSAYRRFSRMFHPDKHSTDPNKQKWAEQIFNKVKEAYEVLSDNHKRAIYDTLGKRGLEVDGWEVIFRTRTPREIREEYERLKREREERRLQQSANPRGTITLSVNATDMFMKYYDEYEIIEESNILPNIEVSGMTIQQSIDSPITLRDTMTLSGNISTQNGIGTGSVNLSNRHLSSEKGWTEFEFGIGNGPLLGFKMFRTLSRLMFVNCGTVMQFTPRGIVPSLVSTMALQLDAHSVGYLTYRAGGQGGSSMTSIYVRDSEKYHTNTAIQLGNPHSFISFNIMRKMPQHDMKLRLALKLGTFGAIAEYGAEKKVSKNSSVSAAVMLGVPSGVILKLKWTCSTQTIVVPIHLCEEVMPSPVFYATVVPMVSWLILKKLVLDPIARERSERERQRSMEANFERLQEMQRQARATVELMRETYSRIRSDEEKKKGLVILRALYGKLPAGASSHEVEAEPTGDAASPESPTAYSEVIDVTIPVQCLVKDSRLELLEASKADLAGFFDPCVGEEKHLTIQYSFHKNLHCCTVADSQAVVLPRNNHRIKNRS is encoded by the exons atggaTGAAGAAGGCGATAGTATTTTGATGGAAGAAAATTATTACCAGTTGCTGAATGTTTCCAAGACG GCATCACCAGATGAGATCAACAGTGCATACCGGAGGTTCAGCCGCATGTTCCATCCTGACAAGCACAGCACAGACCCAAACAAGCAGAAATGGGCAGAGCAGATCTTCAACAAGGTGAAGGAGGCATATGAAGTGCTATCCGATAACCACAAGAGAGCTATTTATGATACATTAG GTAAAAGAGGTTTGGAAGTAGATGGCTGGGAAGTTATATTTCGGACGCGAACACCTAGAGAAATTAGAGAAGAATATGAAAG GTTAAAGCGCGAGCGAGAGGAGCGGAGGTTGCAACAGAGCGCGAATCCTCGCGGCACCATCACACTCTCCGTCAACGCTACAGATATGTTCATGAAATATTACGATGAATATGAAATCAT AGAAGAATCAAATATCCTACCGAATATAGAGGTATCAGGCATGACCATCCAGCAATCTATAGACTCGCCCATAACTTTGAGGGACACCATGACACTCTCAGGGAATATATCAACACAGAACGGAATCG gtACCGGTTCCGTGAACCTAAGCAACCGCCACCTCAGCTCGGAGAAGGGTTGGACGGAGTTCGAGTTCGGGATAGGCAATGGACCACTCCTGGGCTTCAAAATGTTCCGTACCCTATCCCGACTGATGTTCGTCAATTGCGGCACTGTCATGCAGTTTACGCCGAGAGGGATCGTGCCTAGTCTTGTCTCAA CAATGGCGCTCCAACTGGACGCCCACTCCGTCGGTTACCTGACGTACCGCGCCGGCGGGCAGGGCGGTTCCTCCATGACGTCCATATACGTCCGCGACTCCGAGAAGTACCACACCAACACGGCCATCCAGCTCGGCAACCCGCACTCGTTCATCTCCTTCAACATCATGAGGAAGATGCCACAGCACGACATGAAATTGCGCTTGGCGTTGAA ACTCGGTACCTTCGGCGCCATAGCAGAGTACGGGGCCGAGAAAAAGGTGTCTAAAAACAGCAGCGTGTCGGCCGCGGTCATGCTCGGCGTTCCCAGCGGCGTGATCCTCAAGCTCAA ATGGACATGTTCAACACAGACGATAGTGGTCCCCATACACCTGTGCGAAGAAGTGATGCCATCACCAGTCTTCTACGCCACAGTGGTGCCCATGGTCTCATGGCTCATTCTCAAGAAATTAGTACTGGACCCCATAGCGAGGGAGCGGTCAGAAAGGGAGCGGCAGAGATCTATGGAGGCTAACTTTGAAAG GTTACAAGAAATGCAGCGGCAAGCGCGAGCGACGGTGGAGCTGATGCGGGAGACCTACTCGAGGATACGGAGCGACGAGGAGAAGAAAAAGGGCCTCGTCATCTTGAGGGCGTTGTACGGGAAGCTACCTGCAG GAGCTTCAAGCCACGAGGTTGAAGCCGAGCCGACGGGCGACGCGGCCTCGCCCGAGTCGCCGACTGCTTACAGCGAAGTCATAGACGTGACGATACCCGTGCAGTGCCTCGTCAAGGACTCGCGGCTAGAGCTGTTGGAGGCGAGCAAG GCGGACCTGGCCGGTTTCTTCGACCCGTGCGTGGGCGAGGAGAAACACCTCACCATACAATACAGCTTCCACAAGAATCTGCACTGCTGCACCGTCGCGGACAGCCAGGCAGTAGTTTTGCCTCGCAACA ATCATCGGATAAAGAACAGATCCTGA